GAGCGATCTTGAGCACCCGGCACGTCACCGTCACGGGGATCCCGTCGACGGCCAGCTCACGAACGAGCGGGTACAACATTTTCCCGGCAGGTTCGCCTGCGACAGGTAGGCCGCTGCGCGGCGCAGGACCTCGTTCTCCTGCTCGAGCAACCGCACGCGCTTCTTCAGCTCCCGGTTCTCACGCGATTCCTTCTCGGTGGTACCGGACTTGCCACCGTCCTCGACGTCGGCCTGGTGCATCCAGTTACGCAGGCAGGACTCCGCGATCCCGAAGTCCGCCGCGATCTGCTTGATGGTCTGTCCCTGCTCGCGGTTACGGGCGACGTTCACCACGTCCTCGCGGAACTCTTTCGGATAAGGCTTGGGCACGATGTACATCCTTCCAGCGACGCTCCTCAGCGCCACAGATCAGATGTCACCTGTTCGTGCAGCAGTCCCTCCGACCAAGCCCCAGGTAGTGGTGTAGCGCCTGCGTGTTCTCGCTCACGGTTCAGGCGGTCAGTGTTCACTCGAAGGATCACGCGGTGGCCGCACCCATGTCCACTACCGGGACGATGTCGACGACTGCGCTACACCACTATGCGGGACTCAAGTGATGATCCAGTGCCGTCAGCCAGGGCTGGTCGCAGGCCGCGATCGCGGAGAAAATGGGCATCTCAGGCCGAGTACATCTTAAGGAGAGGTAGGTGCTTTAAGCGCTGCCGCGGGGAAGACGACATCGCTCCTGCGAGACGCCCTACTGCTTCGAGACCGCGACCATCATCGCCTCGGTCACCGAGGAATACTCCTGCTGGTGCTCCTGCATCAACCTGACTGCTCGAACGCGCAGTTCGGGATCAATCTTCTTCGGCTTGTGCTCTTTCCTCCTGGACTCAAACAGGAGCGGGCATCAAACCCAAGGGCGCTTCACTGGTGCTGACGCGGCCCATTAGCCCAAATCTAACTGGGACTCGTTGCGAGCATGGGGCGGGGTCCAGAGGGCGGCCTGAGCCAGGTGACACATTAGAGGAATCCTGGGATGGGCGGGATCGTTTCGGTCGAGTCCTGTGCGCACTGGGGGACGTCGGAACTACCGGGTTACTCAATAGCCAATGTTTGCGCGACCCAAACATCCGCGATTTTCGCTGCATCAAAATTGGAAACCGCTCGCGCGCGAGCAGCACGGCCATGCTCATGGGCTAAATGCGGGTTCAGAATATAATGACGCATCGCTTGAGCTAACGATTCGACGTTCCGCGGCTCGACCAACAAACCCTCTTGGCCGTCTTCGATCGTCTCGCGGCAGCCCGGCGCAGTGGTTGTGATAACTGCTCTCCCTGAGGCCATGGCTTCGATAGTACTTCGCGAAGTACCTTCTCGATACGAAGGTAGAACGAAAACAAGTGACCTGGCGAGAGCCTCTCGGACATCTGCGAGGGGACCCGTTATCGAGATCGGTGCCCCACTGTCTGCGATAATCCGCGCGACTTGCGATTCCTCAAAGCCATCGGGATTCTCTCCATCGTGCCACCCGACCAACTCTACTGAGAAATCAAAGCCCTGCCTGGTGAGGAAAGAGCTTGCCTCAATAAGCTCGGACAAGCCTTTGCTGCGCAGAAATCTCCCTACGAACAAAAACGAAACTTTGCCCTCAGGGTAGGGGAGGGGGGTAAAGTGCGACCGAGTATCGACGCCGGATCCATGAACCACACTCGCTTCTCGGCCTGCACGCAAAATACCAAGCCTGCTGAAGAGCTCCAAATCATCCGAGTTTTGAAAAACCGTATGGTCGTAACTTGGCAAGGTAATCTTATATAGAAGCAGTTGAATCCGCCGTAGTATGGAGAATCGCGGCCGCATATCTCCAGAGAACCCAACCCCCAACCCCGTTATAACGGCGACCCGGCGGGACCAACGGCGCCCTCCGGCGGCGAAACTAGCATAAAGAACGGGCTTAACGCCAAAGGCGACCAAGATCGCACCACGGCGGGCCTTGAGGGCTCGGCGCAGAGACCAAACACTGACCAGCTCGCTAACCGGATTGGCTCCACCTCGATTCAACTGAAAATGCCGCTGACTCAATCCTGTAGGGGCGTCATGGTCCCATGCGTTCGCGGCCATAGGTGATACGCCAACCACCGGGTTTCCACGCTCGAGAAGTTGGGTGACGTAGGTTTTGCGAAAAGAACCGAACGCTCTACCGTGGGCTTCCACAATCCAGACCTCACGATGGGTGTGACAATGTGCACTCACGCAAGCTCCTTGGTATAAATGTTCAGAATTCGTCCTTGGCTCCCAGCGCGAGACCCCGCCACGCGCCACCCAGAATTTCGGTAGAATCGATTCACATAGTCATTGCCTAACGCGTCAGTCTCAAGCACCATGCACGGGAATCCGCGCCACTGTGCCTCCTTCTGAAAAGCTCCCAGGAGCAGACGTCCACAGCCTGCACTTGCGGACTGGGGTAGCACCCCGATGGAAGCCAACAGAATGGCTTCAGCTGGCACGGAGTCGGGCCTAGTAGACCTGTTAGCGGCAGTAAGCCTCTGTGCGAGCGTAAAGATTTTGATGGGACGATGAAGCAGTACGTCGATTCCTGCGATAAGCCAGCCCATCGGGTTGGCAACCAAGAGTGCCCAGGCCCGCCCACTTAAGGGGCCGGAACCTGCAACAAACCCAACTATGTTGCCTTCTTTGAGGCAAACTAGGGTGACTCCATCGATCTTGATGTATGCCCGATAGAGTTGCTCAAGAAACCGTGGACCAAGTGAGGTCAAGAAAAACCCTTCGAAGGCTGCAGCGTGCACGTTTGCCATGACTTTGGCATCTTCTAAGACCGCTTCTCGAACTCGTGGATGCACGATTCGGCTCCTAGCCTTTCGATAATTCGCTGCCGAGCTTTGTTGCTAACTGCATGGAGACCCATGAGCCTAGCGAGAGTACCAAAGAGGATAGCCATATCGGTGGCGGTCGTCGCAGTCTCGGCATACTTCACGTACATGCAACACTTGAAGGGAATGAGAACTTCTTCGTAGTACGTGTTGGGCCGAGCTTGATTGGCCAGCAACGCGCCCTCGTCGATGAGTAGCCAACTTGCCGGGTCGGTTATTCCTGGTCGCACGGACAACGAGATGCGCCGCGA
Above is a window of Janibacter cremeus DNA encoding:
- a CDS encoding glycosyltransferase family 4 protein — translated: MAANAWDHDAPTGLSQRHFQLNRGGANPVSELVSVWSLRRALKARRGAILVAFGVKPVLYASFAAGGRRWSRRVAVITGLGVGFSGDMRPRFSILRRIQLLLYKITLPSYDHTVFQNSDDLELFSRLGILRAGREASVVHGSGVDTRSHFTPLPYPEGKVSFLFVGRFLRSKGLSELIEASSFLTRQGFDFSVELVGWHDGENPDGFEESQVARIIADSGAPISITGPLADVREALARSLVFVLPSYREGTSRSTIEAMASGRAVITTTAPGCRETIEDGQEGLLVEPRNVESLAQAMRHYILNPHLAHEHGRAARARAVSNFDAAKIADVWVAQTLAIE